In the genome of Candidatus Microbacterium phytovorans, one region contains:
- a CDS encoding aldo/keto reductase, which translates to MTENRFPPSRGGDLHRPYTAADDRYTSTEYRQVGASGLYLPPVSLGLWWNFGDNYPFDGQRALLRHAFDRGITHFDLANNYGPPYGSAETNFGRMMREDFGRYRDELIISSKAGYDMWQGPYGQWGSRKYLLASAEQSLTRMSIDYVDIFYSHRFDPVTPLEETIGALDTLVRQGKALYVGISSYSATQTAEAAAIARSLGTPLVIHQPSYSILDRWIEDGLTGVLRQEGMGAIAFVPLAQGLLTNRYLGDGTSERSQQRSSLPGSTLSESALSGLRSLDVIARERGQTLAQLALQWVLRDGVVTSALIGASRPEQLDENLAALSGPAFDTEELEQIDVIAAGIDQLWAPTA; encoded by the coding sequence GTGACCGAGAACCGCTTCCCGCCGTCCCGCGGCGGAGACCTCCACCGTCCCTACACCGCCGCCGACGACCGCTACACCTCCACCGAGTACCGTCAGGTCGGCGCGAGCGGGCTGTACCTCCCGCCCGTCTCCCTCGGGCTGTGGTGGAACTTCGGCGACAACTACCCCTTCGACGGCCAGCGGGCGCTCCTGCGCCACGCGTTCGACCGGGGGATCACGCACTTCGATCTCGCGAACAACTACGGCCCGCCCTACGGCTCCGCCGAGACCAACTTCGGCCGCATGATGCGTGAGGACTTCGGCCGCTACCGCGACGAGCTCATCATCTCCTCCAAGGCCGGCTACGACATGTGGCAGGGGCCCTACGGGCAGTGGGGATCGCGGAAGTACCTGCTGGCCAGCGCCGAGCAGTCGCTCACGCGCATGAGCATCGACTATGTCGACATCTTCTACTCGCATCGCTTCGATCCCGTCACGCCCCTCGAGGAGACCATCGGCGCGCTCGACACCCTCGTGCGCCAGGGCAAGGCCCTCTATGTCGGCATCTCCTCCTACAGCGCCACGCAGACCGCCGAGGCCGCCGCGATCGCGCGCTCGCTCGGGACGCCGCTCGTGATCCACCAGCCGTCCTACTCGATCCTCGATCGCTGGATCGAAGACGGTCTGACGGGGGTTCTCCGTCAGGAGGGGATGGGGGCGATCGCCTTCGTCCCGCTCGCGCAGGGTCTTCTCACGAACCGCTACCTCGGCGACGGCACGTCGGAGCGTTCCCAGCAGCGGTCGTCGCTCCCGGGCTCGACGCTCTCCGAGAGCGCACTGTCGGGACTGAGGTCGCTCGACGTCATCGCGCGGGAGCGCGGGCAGACCCTCGCCCAGCTCGCCCTGCAGTGGGTGCTGCGCGACGGTGTCGTCACGTCGGCGCTCATCGGTGCATCCCGTCCCGAGCAGCTCGACGAGAACCTCGCCGCCCTGTCCGGCCCGGCGTTCGACACCGAGGAGCTCGAGCAGATCGACGTGATCGCCGCCGGCATCGATCAGCTGTGGGCGCCGACCGCGTGA
- a CDS encoding stealth conserved region 3 domain-containing protein, with amino-acid sequence MTALQALPSHPHPWSGLLTRGDVVFDDGVFRLRHDDTTPGQALEADLLLVADALDAAGIALTLIRHGSATPALVVDAAQRDAVLGVLRALGEREPLYAKPAGAPVALAADLEPSTEAASEGARSIRLYRPRISATGSLRYDKDCSFALEFWRRDGDMIHAPRANALTRRVFAAGDLRPATTHRYGRSWPTLEGMFDPQPDEVVDEIDLVFSWVDGSSSEFQRQRAAQMEGYVVGEGDESAARYRHVDELRYALRSVHMYAPWVRRIFIATDSPRPSWLADDPRVTLVRSEDFFADTSVLPTHNSHAVEAQLHRIDGLAERFLYSNDDMFFARPVRPELFFTSGGVSKFVECPIRIGTGDPLPHRSGHDNALRVNRALLRERFGRTILRDLEHCATPLRRSVITELEREFPDDFARTAASRFRSATDISVTNSLYHYFALMTGRAVVSTEARVRYVQSTLAASLRQMRRLEERRDVDMFCLNDGGSSEVPEDVRIRTVRDTLERMFPIRGPWELPEVGVESDADVSGVRAPGESAERIGASH; translated from the coding sequence ATGACGGCTCTGCAGGCGCTGCCTTCCCACCCCCATCCCTGGTCGGGGCTGCTCACCAGGGGCGACGTCGTCTTCGACGACGGCGTGTTCCGGCTCCGGCACGACGACACGACGCCCGGTCAGGCCCTCGAGGCCGACCTGCTCCTAGTCGCCGACGCGCTGGATGCCGCGGGGATCGCGCTCACACTGATCCGTCATGGCTCCGCGACCCCGGCCCTCGTGGTCGACGCCGCCCAGCGCGACGCTGTGCTCGGTGTGCTCCGCGCGCTCGGCGAGCGCGAGCCGCTCTACGCCAAGCCCGCCGGCGCGCCGGTCGCCCTGGCCGCCGACCTGGAGCCGTCGACGGAGGCGGCGTCCGAGGGCGCCCGATCGATCCGACTGTACCGGCCGCGCATCAGCGCGACGGGTTCGCTGCGCTACGACAAGGACTGCAGCTTCGCGCTCGAGTTCTGGCGGCGAGACGGCGACATGATCCACGCCCCCCGGGCGAATGCGCTCACCCGCCGCGTGTTCGCGGCCGGCGACCTGCGACCTGCGACGACACACCGGTACGGGCGGTCGTGGCCGACGCTCGAGGGCATGTTCGACCCGCAGCCGGACGAAGTCGTCGACGAGATCGACCTCGTCTTCTCGTGGGTCGACGGTTCGTCCAGCGAGTTCCAGCGGCAGCGCGCCGCGCAGATGGAGGGATACGTCGTCGGCGAAGGCGACGAGAGCGCCGCGCGCTACCGCCACGTCGACGAGCTGCGGTACGCGCTGCGCAGCGTGCACATGTACGCCCCGTGGGTGCGACGCATCTTCATCGCGACCGACTCGCCGCGCCCGTCGTGGCTGGCCGACGACCCCCGCGTCACGCTCGTGCGCAGCGAGGACTTCTTCGCCGACACCTCCGTGCTGCCGACCCACAATTCGCACGCGGTCGAGGCGCAGCTGCATCGCATCGACGGGCTCGCCGAGCGGTTCCTCTACTCCAACGACGACATGTTCTTCGCTCGCCCCGTCCGCCCCGAACTGTTCTTCACCTCCGGGGGGGTGTCGAAGTTCGTCGAGTGTCCGATCCGCATCGGCACGGGAGATCCCCTCCCGCACCGCAGCGGCCACGACAACGCGCTGCGCGTCAACCGGGCGCTCCTGCGCGAACGCTTCGGCCGCACCATCCTTCGCGACCTCGAGCACTGCGCGACACCGCTGCGACGCAGCGTGATCACCGAACTCGAGCGCGAGTTCCCCGACGACTTCGCCCGCACCGCGGCATCCCGCTTCCGCTCGGCGACCGACATCTCCGTCACTAACAGCCTCTACCACTACTTCGCGCTGATGACGGGTCGTGCCGTCGTGTCGACCGAAGCCCGCGTGCGGTACGTGCAGTCGACCCTTGCGGCATCCCTGCGCCAGATGCGGCGGCTCGAGGAGCGGCGAGACGTCGACATGTTCTGCCTCAACGACGGCGGATCATCCGAGGTGCCCGAAGACGTGCGCATCCGTACGGTGCGCGACACCCTCGAGCGGATGTTCCCCATCCGCGGGCCATGGGAGCTGCCCGAGGTCGGCGTCGAGTCTGACGCCGACGTCAGTGGAGTACGGGCACCGGGCGAGTCGGCGGAGCGGATCGGCGCGTCACACTGA
- a CDS encoding phosphodiesterase: MPTAEHPAPERVLLHVSDTHLRAGAPLLFDAIDGRERLARALGGIEASGVRPDVIVFTGDLVDLGERRAYADLRALVEPFSHRLGAEVVWVMGNHDERAAFRAELWDEQTDDRRPVDRVDEFDGLRIVTLDTSVPGHHYGEVTDDQLAWLARVLATPAPLGTILAMHHPPVPSVLALAASVELRDQRRLADVVRGTDVRAIIAGHLHYSTFATFAGIPVSVASSTCYAQDLTVPVGGTRPQDGAQAFNLVHVYDDTIVHAVVPIDVPVPVEYTDPGRARELLAEAGITGVSVTRRSAPPTRPVPVLH, translated from the coding sequence ATGCCTACCGCAGAGCATCCGGCTCCCGAACGGGTTCTCCTCCACGTCAGCGACACGCATCTGCGCGCCGGCGCACCACTCCTGTTCGATGCGATCGACGGCCGGGAACGGCTGGCTCGCGCCTTGGGAGGGATCGAGGCTTCGGGGGTACGCCCCGATGTGATCGTGTTCACCGGCGATCTGGTGGATCTGGGGGAGCGCCGTGCTTACGCCGATCTGCGCGCCCTGGTGGAGCCGTTCTCGCACCGCCTGGGCGCGGAGGTCGTGTGGGTCATGGGTAACCATGACGAGCGCGCCGCCTTCCGAGCGGAGCTATGGGACGAGCAGACCGACGACCGGCGCCCCGTCGACCGGGTCGACGAGTTCGACGGTCTTCGCATCGTCACACTCGACACCTCCGTGCCCGGTCACCACTACGGCGAGGTCACCGACGATCAGCTCGCCTGGCTCGCGCGGGTTCTCGCGACGCCCGCGCCTTTGGGTACCATCCTCGCCATGCACCACCCGCCGGTGCCGAGCGTCCTGGCGCTCGCGGCCAGCGTCGAACTGCGCGACCAGCGGCGCCTTGCCGACGTCGTGCGGGGCACCGACGTGCGCGCGATCATCGCCGGGCATCTTCACTACTCGACGTTCGCGACGTTCGCCGGCATCCCGGTCTCGGTCGCTTCGTCCACGTGTTACGCGCAGGATCTCACCGTGCCGGTGGGGGGAACACGCCCGCAGGACGGGGCTCAGGCGTTCAACCTCGTGCACGTGTACGACGACACGATCGTCCACGCCGTCGTTCCGATCGACGTGCCGGTTCCCGTCGAGTACACCGACCCCGGGCGTGCGCGTGAACTGCTGGCGGAGGCCGGAATCACGGGCGTCAGTGTGACGCGCCGATCCGCTCCGCCGACTCGCCCGGTGCCCGTACTCCACTGA